A stretch of the Acidimicrobiia bacterium genome encodes the following:
- a CDS encoding TetR/AcrR family transcriptional regulator, with translation MSETTPLRRVEDHSEELRAADGRVPGRRGRATRQRLLACTLDMLTSTSYRDVKVIDIAREAGTSPATFYQYFADVEAATLVLAEEMAQHGQHLRVIITEGSWVEGEAMATALELVDAFLAFWDDHRSVLRVVDLATDEGDGRFQKIRVRLLNDITTALAEVVRQAQKAGRIPKTIDPMAAAGVLVAMLAHTAAHQYGFEFWGIRTAKLRQSMARQVSWGVTGIIPPD, from the coding sequence ATGTCCGAGACGACTCCGCTGCGCAGGGTGGAAGACCACAGCGAGGAGTTGCGGGCCGCCGACGGACGGGTGCCCGGCCGCCGCGGACGCGCCACGCGGCAACGCCTGCTGGCCTGCACCCTCGACATGCTCACCAGTACCTCCTACCGCGACGTGAAGGTCATCGACATCGCCCGCGAAGCCGGCACCTCACCGGCCACCTTCTACCAGTACTTTGCCGATGTAGAGGCGGCCACCTTGGTGTTGGCCGAGGAGATGGCGCAGCACGGGCAGCACCTCCGAGTGATCATCACGGAGGGATCGTGGGTGGAGGGCGAAGCGATGGCTACCGCGCTCGAACTGGTGGACGCGTTCTTGGCGTTTTGGGATGACCATCGCTCCGTGTTGCGAGTAGTGGACCTCGCCACCGACGAAGGGGATGGCCGGTTCCAGAAGATCCGGGTGCGCCTCCTCAACGACATCACCACTGCGCTAGCCGAGGTGGTGCGCCAGGCTCAGAAGGCCGGGCGCATCCCCAAGACGATCGACCCGATGGCGGCGGCGGGGGTCTTGGTGGCCATGCTGGCCCATACCGCCGCCCACCAGTACGGCTTCGAGTTTTGGGGAATCCGCACGGCGAAGTTGCGCCAGTCGATGGCCCGCCAGGTGTCGTGGGGCGTTACCGGGATCATCCCGCCCGACTGA